One region of Primulina tabacum isolate GXHZ01 chromosome 1, ASM2559414v2, whole genome shotgun sequence genomic DNA includes:
- the LOC142550718 gene encoding flavonoid 3',5'-hydroxylase 1-like: protein MVFAHAMFLSVTEIIALISLCILINFLVQIILSKRRPLPPGPRGFPVVGALPLLGRMPHVALAKMAKTYGPIMYLKVGSRDMVVASTPDAAKLFLKTFESNFLNRPIHAGPTILAYNSQDMVFAPYGPRWRLLRKLSNLHMLGGKALDDWADFRAAELGHMLEAMHQSSVRGEAVVLGEILVYAMANMIGRIILSRRVFATRGRELNEFKDMVVELMTTAGYFNIGDFIHWMGWMDLQGIEKGMRKLHKKFDDLISRMLDEHLESRHKRKNRPDFLDVMLANRDDINSSEEEKLTTTNIKALLLNLFTAGTDTSSSAVEWALAEMLKNPDIMHKAHDEMDRVIGRNRRLAESDISKLSYLQATCKETFRKHPSTPLNLPRVSAEACTVDGYYIPKNTRLSVNIWAIGRDPQVWENPSDFNPERFLSEKYANIDPKGNNFELIPFGAGRRICAGTRMGLVMVEYILGTLVHSFDWKFDGEEMDMEETFGLALQKAVPLAAMVTPRLPPTCYLASN from the exons ATGGTATTTGCACATGCAATGTTCCTTTCAGTCACGGAAATCATTGCATTGATCTCACTATGCATTCTCATTAACTTTCTCGTTCAGATAATTCTGTCGAAACGAAGACCATTGCCGCCTGGCCCTAGAGGTTTTCCTGTGGTCGGAGCGCTTCCGCTATTAGGTAGAATGCCACACGTTGCTCTAGCCAAAATGGCCAAGACTTATGGCCCTATCATGTACCTGAAAGTAGGCAGCCGTGATATGGTGGTGGCTTCGACACCGGACGCTGCGAAGTTGTTCCTTAAAACCTTCGAGTCGAATTTCTTGAACCGGCCGATTCATGCTGGCCCCACCATCCTCGCCTACAATTCGCAAGACATGGTTTTTGCGCCCTACGGACCCAGGTGGAGGTTGCTCAGAAAATTGAGTAATCTCCATATGTTGGGAGGTAAAGCCCTGGATGATTGGGCCGATTTTCGTGCTGCAGAACTTGGCCACATGCTCGAGGCGATGCATCAGTCAAGTGTACGTGGGGAAGCAGTGGTGttaggtgagattttggtctaCGCCATGGCTAATATGATCGGCAGAATTATACTGAGCAGACGGGTTTTCGCAACGAGAGGACGGGAATTGAACGAGTTCAAGGACATGGTGGTGGAGCTTATGACAACAGCAGGCTATTTCAACATTGGCGATTTCATTCACTGGATGGGTTGGATGGATTTACAAGGGATTGAAAAAGGGATGAGAAAATTGCATAAGAAGTTCGATGATTTGATCAGCAGAATGCTGGACGAGCACTTGGAATCGCGCCACAAACGCAAGAACCGACCTGATTTTCTTGATGTCATGTTGGCAAATCGAGATGATATTAATTCCTCTGAGGAGGAGAAGCTTACCACAACCAATATTAAAGCTCTATTACTG AACCTGTTTACGGCTGGGACCGATACATCATCAAGCGCAGTAGAATGGGCTCTTGCGGAGATGCTGAAGAACCCGGATATTATGCACAAGGCACACGATGAAATGGATCGAGTTATCGGCCGTAACCGACGTCTGGCGGAGTCCGACATATCCAAATTGTCTTATCTGCAAGCGACATGCAAAGAGACATTTCGAAAGCACCCATCGACACCATTAAACCTACCTCGCGTTTCAGCCGAAGCATGCACCGTAGATGGCTACTACATACCAAAGAACACAAGACTCAGCGTAAACATATGGGCAATTGGAAGGGATCCTCAAGTTTGGGAAAATCCATCAGATTTCAACCCTGAGAGATTCTTGTCTGAAAAGTATGCGAATATCGATCCGAAAGGAAACAATTTCGAGCTGATCCCATTCGGTGCCGGGAGGAGGATTTGTGCCGGAACAAGAATGGGACTAGTGATGGTGGAATATATATTGGGGACCTTGGTTCACTCGTTTGATTGGAAATTTGATGGCGAAGAGATGGATATGGAGGAGACTTTTGGGCTAGCTTTGCAGAAAGCTGTGCCTCTTGCAGCCATGGTTACTCCTAGATTGCCTCCAACTTGTTATTTGGCTTCTAATTAG